From Montipora foliosa isolate CH-2021 chromosome 6, ASM3666993v2, whole genome shotgun sequence, a single genomic window includes:
- the LOC138007936 gene encoding uncharacterized protein, with the protein MIRKLLISFICTILLQKEYQALAGKDIYVSRLGGKDSQSCGSRTQPCRTIARGLEIVGQNSRVLVHGSSTKSNPYNCENMTQPIFQRSIAINYSLQISAYDARAYMSCAEYLLFIGPSSKMEEMKVHFSGFIFFNTSMAFIDSSVSFVNCRFVQSIKPIEMKLAFRQDAALVVDSSGFFSNVGCIRLELFRHKTQVSVNLRNVHFEQNGLFSELEGSGISIYSRGEMQNNALIVNLSMTFEDVVFRNNTGPLITNNLSLSESKESYVNVQFLNNHPSPRRNATLGKGLCFSTVSKTVIVFDKLKSVGNANTRCIELTPSISVQLKVLNSRLNGHKVAAGQPGAGIWIKAVQSVGVLIDKSWFSQNVAGSSGGAVAIQNVDNVSVKLRVTRSKFTENFAQDGRGGAFSVVSSQGFVVTDIEKAEFRGCGSNQSGGAFYIFAKETVDFKARHTTWLSCKASEGSSVNVATSLNSQQSNTTIKIYACKFIRNDASMGDFSVASAVGIIDVSRTEWNNSTQGFLVECDCNVEFTDVHVTGCRNGPAFTVSSPERSPEQFQTHPSVKFRFERCSFLANKGDDIYLSLKITDFQLYLKSIEFDGKQKRKNQGYYAVYVQNKLESVELKIIFLTDVVVNKMVGASSILFQLMGTNNKVFINDCSFRHVRSYASEQFNSTAASPLSIIMPDDHFRFNVCSNGSTRSHLAYQYQNTIVIENSSFTDNIGQMSGGVFLDNGFVTIRNSFFENNFAIHRGGHIHVDDGSAKVEIENSTFKQSSVHKLFLNERYVHDTSVYSKSAGSLRLQNTTVTTDLEKDSYYLFSVTKAGLVSFDNFTKVQCAVGSALRMDNFSHFIVWPADPESKLKSCKLKITVITLSCHQCPKGMYSLSRGEVTSFQDDSDSPFVSLECSVCPDGANCSRNIFAQPNYWGYADSKHHGRLNFVYCPPHYCTPTGIKQVESLSVYNKCYGNRDGIMCGRCKEGFTETFFSKNCKQKEKCKNHWLWLMLFVYIMTMALFFIHQPPIVQILLRNILWFRKPTIPTIMEYQPLNQRNGGNSGYTKILFYYYQISSYLTLEPLNVSAEKTYFVYFFIGLFNFQTRLPRPSFGCPFPGLTVVTKELTPAVAVVATLFMVQVIFLLHLCFSRWTGGPHPPTPRYYSATLKTLLLGYACLANTSLKLLTCVPVLGESRLYYDGNVKCLTWWQYLFIIFVVAFLLPFVIVIYWGAMKLQRNIISTEHFIAACLCPLGFISFWLVREFVSPPKTAKVLKVLHDPFRSPTSRQNGSLYWESVLIGRRFLILSYQVIFPDPLLRMFCMDMTCLLIFVSHVTIKPFRDFKANIIEAGSLLALIVIATINLLQALFLSAGWTPKGHIEKKVEILQHIEFILLGIVPLFLALLFVFAALSQAVRLLVLLYKSLVYAFRKLSRWLSVRRRRPPEYYELLK; encoded by the exons atgatTCGCAAGCTACTCATCTCCTTTATCTGCACTATCCTCCTTCAAAAAG AGTACCAAGCCTTGGCTGGTAAGGATATCTATGTGTCACGCTTGGGTGGGAAAGATTCTCAGTCCTGTGGCAGTAGGACCCAACCATGCCGGACGATTGCCCGTGGCTTAGAGATTGTTGGACAGAATAGCCGTGTTTTGGTCCACGGGTCATCTACAAAGTCAAATCCATACAACTGCGAAAATATGACTCAACCAATATTCCAAAGAAGTATTGCAATAAATTACAGCCTTCAAATATCCGCATATGATGCACGTGCCTACATGTCCTGTGCGGAATATCTCCTCTTCATCGGACCGTCATCAAAGATGGAAGAAATGAAGGTCCATTTCTCTGGCTTTATCTTTTTCAATACTTCGATGGCTTTCATCGATTCTTCAGTTTCTTTTGTAAATTGCCGTTTTGTTCAAAGCATTAAGCCCATTGAAATGAAGTTAGCTTTCCGACAAGACGCAGCATTAGTTGTTGACAGCTCAGGATTTTTCAGCAACGTGGGTTGCATTCGATTGGAATTATTCAGACATAAGACGCAAGTGTCTGTAAATTTGAGAAATGTGCATTTCGAACAAAACGGACTTTTCTCCGAACTGGAAGGAAGTGGGATTTCAATTTATAGCCGCGGAGAAATGCAAAACAATGCTCTTATTGTAAATTTGTCCATGACATTTGAAGATGTGGTATTTCGAAATAACACAGGTCCCTTGATTACGAACAACCTCTCGTTGTCAGAGAGCAAAGAATCCTACGTGAATGTTCAATTTCTGAACAATCACCCTTCTCCTAGAAGGAATGCAACATTGGGAAAAGGTCTCTGTTTTTCAACAGTGAGCAAAACTGTTATTGTCTTTGATAAACTGAAGTCAGTGGGAAACGCAAACACCAGATGCATTGAATTAACTCCTTCAATTTCAGTCCAACTTAAGGTTTTGAACTCGCGCCTAAATGGTCACAAGGTTGCCGCTGGGCAGCCAGGTGCAGGTATCTGGATAAAAGCAGTCCAATCAGTTGGTGTCCTAATAGACAAATCATGGTTCAGTCAGAATGTTGCAGGTAGCTCCGGGGGAGCAGTAGCTATTCAAAACGTGGATAACGTATCAGTCAAACTACGTGTCACCCGATCGAAGTTTACGGAAAACTTCGCTCAAGATGGCCGTGGTGGAGCATTTTCAGTCGTAAGCAGTCAGGGGTTTGTCGTCACAGACATTGAAAAGGCGGAATTCCGAGGATGTGGCTCTAATCAATCTGGTGGCGCGTTTTACATTTTCGCCAAAGAAACAGTGGATTTTAAGGCCAGACATACGACTTGGTTATCCTGCAAAGCATCTGAGGGTTCTTCAGTCAACGTTGCTACTAGCCTGAATAGTCAACAATCTAACACGACAATAAAAATATACGCTTGTAAGTTCATTCGCAATGATGCATCAATGGGGGATTTCAGCGTCGCATCTGCTGTGGGAATAATAGACGTCTCTCGAACTGAGTGGAATAACAGCACCCAAGGCTTTCTAGTGGAATGTGACTGTAACGTGGAGTTTACAGATGTCCATGTGACAGGATGCCGTAATGGGCCTGCGTTTACTGTTTCTTCCCCTGAACGGTCCCCTGAACAGTTCCAAACCCATCCCAGTGTAAAGTTTCGTTTCGAGCGGTGTTCATTCCTTGCAAATAAAGGAGATGACATTTATCTTTCCTTAAAAATTACAGATTTCCAGCTCTATCTTAAATCGATCGAGTTTGATGGAAAACAGAAGAGGAAAAACCAAGGATATTATGCGGTATATGTTCAGAACAAACTGGAGTCTGTGGAgttgaaaattatatttttaacagaCGTTGTCGTTAACAAAATGGTTGGGGCTTCGTCGATACTCTTCCAACTCATGGGGACCAATAACAAAGTTTTCATCAACGACTGCAGCTTTCGTCACGTAAGAAGCTATGCCTCAGAACAGTTTAATAGCACTGCAGCGAGCCCACTCTCAATTATCATGCCCGACGACCACTTTCGTTTCAACGTTTGTTCAAACGGATCGACAAGATCGCATCTGGCTTATCAATACCAAAACACTATAGTAATCGAGAATTCGTCTTTTACCGATAACATTGGACAAATGTCCGGCGGCGTTTTTCTGGACAATGGTTTTGTCACCATCCGGAATTCATTTTTCGAGAATAACTTTGCCATCCACAGAGGAGGACACATTCATGTTGACGATGGTAGCGCTAAGGTCGAGATTGAAAATTCCACTTTTAAACAAAGCTCGGTACATAAGTTATTTCTTAACGAGAGGTACGTCCATGACACATCAGTTTACTCCAAGAGTGCTGGATCTCTTCGCTTGCAGAACACAACTGTTACTACAGACTTGGAAAAGGACTCATACTATTTGTTTTCCGTGACTAAAGCTGGCCTTGTCAGCTTCGATAACTTCACCAAAGTACAATGTGCGGTGGGAAGTGCGCTTAGAATGGACAACTTTTCACACTTTATTGTTTGGCCAGCTGACCCTGAATCGAAGCTAAAATCCTGCAAGTTGAAAATTACTGTAATAACACTGTCATGCCATCAGTGTCCCAAGGGTATGTATAGCCTTTCAAGAGGGGAAGTAACCTCATTTCAAGACGACTCGGATTCTCCCTTTGTTTCGTTAGAGTGTAGTGTTTGTCCGGATGGAGCAAACTGTTCTCGCAACATCTTCGCCCAGCCAAATTACTGGGGATACGCTGACTCAAAACATCACGGGCGCCTGAATTTTGTTTACTGCCCGCCACATTATTGCACACCAACTGGTATCAAACAGGTAGAAAGCCTGTCAGTGTACAACAAGTGCTATGGCAACCGTGACGGGATAATGTGTGGAAGATGCAAAGAGGGTTTCACTGAGACATTTTTTAGCAAAAATTGCAAACAGAAGGAAAAATGCAAGAATCACTGGCTTTGGCTCATGCTGTTCGTGTATATTATGACAAtggctttgtttttcattcatcAGCCGCCGATTGTTCAAATTCTCTTGAGGAACATTTTATGGTTTAGGAAGCCGACCATTCCTACTATAATGGAGTACCAACCTCTTAATCAACGAAATGGTGGTAATAGCGGTTACACTAAAATTCTCTTCTACTATTATCAGATTTCCAGCTACCTTACCCTGGAACCTCTGAATGTGTCAGCTGAAAAgacttattttgtttatttctttatcggattgtttaattttcaaaccAGACTTCCTCGACCAAGCTTTGGATGTCCTTTTCCCGGTCTTACGGTAGTGACCAAGGAACTGACACCCGCAGTAGCTGTGGTTGCCACGTTGTTTATGGTTCAAGTCATCTTTTTGCTTCATCTGTGCTTCAGCAGATGGACTGGTGGACCCCATCCACCTACTCCCCGTTACTACAGTGCCACCTTGAAAACACTTTTGCTTGGATACGCTTGCTTGGCAAACACATCCCTGAAGCTTTTGACTTGTGTTCCAGTTTTGGGTGAAAGCCGATTGTATTACGATGGGAATGTCAAATGTCTAACCTGGTGGCAGTATCTCttcattatttttgttgttgcgtTTCTCCTTCCATTTGTCATAGTTATCTATTGGGGAGCTATGAAGCTGCAAAGAAATATCATTTCAACCGAGCATTTCATTGCAGCCTGTCTCTGTCCTTTAGGCTTTATCTCCTTTTGGCTCGTCCGAGAGTTTGTTTCCCCCCCCAAAACAGCAA aagtctTGAAGGTACTCCATGACCCATTTCGTTCTCCAACTTCTCGCCAGAATGGATCCTTGTACTGGGAAagcgttttgattggccgaaGATTTTTGATCCTCTCGTACCAAGTGATTTTTCCCGATCCTCTTCTCCGTATGTTCTGTATGGATATGACATGTTTGTTGATCTTTGTGTCGCACGTGACCATCAAGCCTTTCCGAGACTTCAAGGCAAACATCATAGAAGCAGGGTCTCTTCTTGCTTTGATCGTCATAGCAACCATTAACCTACTTCAAGCTTTGTTTCTGTCAGCCGGTTGGACTCCCAAAGGTCATATTGAAAAAAAGGTGGAGATTCTACAGCATATCGAGTTCATTTTATTAGGAATTGTTCCTCTCTTTCTCGCGTTATTGTTCGTTTTTGCTGCTTTGTCCCAAGCGGTTCGTCTTTTGGTACTGCTGTACAAATCACTCGTTTATGCTTTTCGAAAGCTGTCAAGATGGTTGTCCGTTCGTCGAAGGAGACCTCCAGAATATTATGAGTTGCTAAAATGA